A window of Primulina huaijiensis isolate GDHJ02 chromosome 9, ASM1229523v2, whole genome shotgun sequence contains these coding sequences:
- the LOC140985077 gene encoding lysine-specific demethylase JMJ13-like isoform X1: protein MVEGRACTLREAELEFLKRKRLQRMKRETLNDPTCEQSMMSRSGGDALKASAPCGVRIHSGADSCSKFGYTSNDNDVLLKCKVAKFDTSDLEWTDKILECPVYCPTKEEFEDPLVYLQKIAPEASKYGICKIVSPVSASVPAGVVLMKENGGFKFTTRVQPLRLAEWDTDDRFTFYMSGRNYTFCDFEKMANKFFARRYCSVGCLPTSYMEKEFWHEIAGGKIESVEYACDVDGSAFSSSPNDPLGKSKWNLKKLSRLPKSVLRLLETAIPGVTEPMLYIGMLFSMFAWHVEDHYLYSINYHHCGAAKTWYGIPGHAALDFEKVVRERVYNRDILSADGEDGAFDVLLGKTTLFPPNILLEHNVPVYKAVQKPGDYVITFPRAYHAGFSHGFCCGEAVNFAVGDWFPLGSIASHRYALLNKIPIIPQEELLCKEAMFLYSRLDLKDPSYSNEELISRRSIKVSFATLIRFQHYAHWCLTKSTKCSGASSICYGTILCTICKRDCYVAYLNCKCYMHPVCLHHDIRSLDVPCGGSSTISVREDILKLEAAARQFEQDKDVFNEVEQHFRNDDDFVLLSNIFSGALYDGYIPYGKITSEIEFKICSTENQTKLQPCNSHNRCSLCYETEKIRTQTPDNSSIARPSSLKLTESFPKLDHVCKNSYSVVASRRQFISSVSEIPQSSSCEVVSSQKIVQAANARNNTNDESDQSDSEIFRVKRRSPPILEKMILHDSMSLNGEQQGLKRLKKHQAGLSIQVTLSECSTADVGCKSSFNSTEFKETRVVPSSEKTARGSGLPISIKFKKMVDDEAWSKLQKDTRHEYELGKYSSRPPSIEIGPKRLKVRGPSILG, encoded by the exons ATG GTGGAAGGTAGGGCCTGTACGTTGAGAGAAGCTGAATTGGAATTTCTGAAGCGTAAAAGGTTACAGCGTATGAAAAGAGAAACATTGAATGACCCAACTTGCGAGCAGAGTATGATGAGTAGGAGCGGGGGAGATGCTTTAAAAGCTTCTGCTCCTTGTGGTGTGCGAATACATAGTGGTGCTGATTCATGCTCAAAATTTGGTTACACTTCAAATGATAATGATGTACTTTTAAAGTGCAAGGTGGCAAAGTTCGACACATCTGACCTTGAATGGACGGATAAAATTCTTGAGTGTCCAGTATACTGTCCAACTAAAGAGGAGTTTGAGGATCCTTTAGTTTATTTGCAAAAGATAGCTCCAGAAGCCTCAAAATATG GTATATGCAAGATCGTATCCCCTGTGAGTGCTTCTGTTCCCGCTGGTGTGGTTCTGATGAAAGAGAATGGTGGTTTCAAATTTACAACAAGAGTGCAACCACTTCGTTTAGCTGAATGGGATACTGATGACAGGTTTACCTTTTACATGAGTGGCAG GAACTACACATTTTGTGATTTCGAGAAAATGGCGAACAAATTTTTTGCTCGTAGATATTGTAGTGTTGGATGCCTTCCTACCTCTTACATGGAAAAAGAATTTTGGCATGAAATAGCTGGTGGAAAGATTGAAAGTGTTGAATATGCATGTGATGTTGATGGTAGTGCATTTTCATCTTCTCCCAATGATCCACTTGGAAAATCCAAATGGAATCTGAAG AAACTCTCCCGGCTACCTAAATCTGTTTTGCGCCTTCTGGAAACTGCAATCCCA GGAGTGACTGAGCCTATGCTTTATATAGGAATGTTGTTTAGCATGTTTGCGTGGCATGTTGAAGATCATTACCTGTATAG CATCAACTATCATCATTGTGGGGCAGCAAAAACATGGTATGGAATTCCTGGTCATGCAGCTCTTGATTTTGAAAAGGTGGTAAGGGAGCGCGTGTACAATCGTGATATCTTATCAGCTGATGGGGAGGATGGAGCTTTTGATGTTCTCTTGGGGAAGACAACGTTGTTTCCTCCAAATATCTTGTTAGAACACAATGTTCCCGTTTATAAAGCCGTACAAAAGCCCGGGGATTATGTAATAACTTTCCCCAGGGCTTATCATGCGGGATTTAGTCATG GTTTTTGTTGTGGTGAAGCTGTTAATTTTGCAGTTGGTGATTGGTTTCCCCTGGGATCAATCGCAAGTCATCGTTATGCTCTGCTTAATAAGATTCCAATCATTCCCCAAGAAGAGCTTCTGTGCAAAGAAGCCATGTTTCTTTATTCCCGTCTGGACCTTAAAGACCccagttattcaaatgaagagTTGATATCTCGTAGGAGCATCAAAGTTTCTTTTGCAACATTAATCCGTTTCCAGCATTATGCTCACTGGTGCCTAACAAAATCAACTAAATGCTCCGGTGCTTCTTCTATTTGCTATGGGACAATTCTTTGCACCATATGCAAGCGGGATTGTTATGTAGCGTATCTAAATTGCAAGTGCTACATGCATCCTGTATGCCTTCACCATG ATATCAGATCACTTGATGTGCCTTGTGGTGGCTCTTCAACTATTTCTGTTAGGGAGGATATCTTGAAATTGGAAGCAGCAGCGAGGCAGTTCGAGCAGGATAAAGATGTATTTAACGAGGTCGAGCAGCATTTTAGAAATGACGATGACTTTGTTTTGTTATCTAACATATTCTCAGGAGCTTTGTATGACGGTTATATTCCATATGGCAAGATTACTTCCGAaatagaattcaaaatttgttCTACCGAGAATCAAACTAAGCTCCAACCATGTAATTCTCACAATCGCTGCAGCTTGTGCTATGAAACTGAGAAAATTAGAACTCAAACACCAGATAATTCAAGTATTGCTCGTCCATCATCATTGAAGTTGACTGAAAGTTTTCCCAAACTTGACCAT GTGTGTAAGAACTCCTACTCGGTCGTGGCATCTCGTAGGCAATTCATTTCCTCTGTCTCTGAAATTCCACAATCCTCTTCTTGCGAAGTTGTTAGCTCCCAAAAGATTGTTCAGGCAGCTAATGCTAGAAATAACACTAATGACGAAAGTGATCAGTCTGATTCAGAAATATTCAGGGTCAAAAGGCGGTCTCCTCCGATATTGGAGAAGATGATCTTGCACGATTCCATGTCTCTTAATGGGGAACAACAG GGTCTGAAGCGATTAAAGAAGCATCAAGCAGGACTCTCTATACAGGTTACGTTATCCGAATGTTCAACTGCTGATGTAGGTTGTAAATCTAGCTTCAACTCAACTGAGTTCAAAGAAACTCGTGTTGTTCCCTCTAGCGAGAAAACGGCTAGGGGAAGCGGTCTTCCCATCTCCATTAAGTTCAAGAAAATGGTCGATGATGAAGCGTGGAGCAAACTGCAAAAAGATACAAGACATGAGTACGAGTTGGGGAAATACTCGAGTAGACCTCCTTCCATAGAAATCGGGCCAAAACGTCTCAAAGTGAGAGGGCCATCAATCTTAGGGTAG
- the LOC140985077 gene encoding lysine-specific demethylase JMJ13-like isoform X3 — translation MVEGRACTLREAELEFLKRKRLQRMKRETLNDPTCEQSMMSRSGGDALKASAPCGVRIHSGADSCSKFGYTSNDNDVLLKCKVAKFDTSDLEWTDKILECPVYCPTKEEFEDPLVYLQKIAPEASKYGICKIVSPVSASVPAGVVLMKENGGFKFTTRVQPLRLAEWDTDDRFTFYMSGRNYTFCDFEKMANKFFARRYCSVGCLPTSYMEKEFWHEIAGGKIESVEYACDVDGSAFSSSPNDPLGKSKWNLKKLSRLPKSVLRLLETAIPGVTEPMLYIGMLFSMFAWHVEDHYLYSINYHHCGAAKTWYGIPGHAALDFEKVVRERVYNRDILSADGEDGAFDVLLGKTTLFPPNILLEHNVPVYKAVQKPGDYVITFPRAYHAGFSHGFCCGEAVNFAVGDWFPLGSIASHRYALLNKIPIIPQEELLCKEAMFLYSRLDLKDPSYSNEELISRRSIKVSFATLIRFQHYAHWCLTKSTKCSGASSICYGTILCTICKRDCYVAYLNCKCYMHPVCLHHDIRSLDVPCGGSSTISVREDILKLEAAARQFEQDKDVFNEVCKNSYSVVASRRQFISSVSEIPQSSSCEVVSSQKIVQAANARNNTNDESDQSDSEIFRVKRRSPPILEKMILHDSMSLNGEQQGLKRLKKHQAGLSIQVTLSECSTADVGCKSSFNSTEFKETRVVPSSEKTARGSGLPISIKFKKMVDDEAWSKLQKDTRHEYELGKYSSRPPSIEIGPKRLKVRGPSILG, via the exons ATG GTGGAAGGTAGGGCCTGTACGTTGAGAGAAGCTGAATTGGAATTTCTGAAGCGTAAAAGGTTACAGCGTATGAAAAGAGAAACATTGAATGACCCAACTTGCGAGCAGAGTATGATGAGTAGGAGCGGGGGAGATGCTTTAAAAGCTTCTGCTCCTTGTGGTGTGCGAATACATAGTGGTGCTGATTCATGCTCAAAATTTGGTTACACTTCAAATGATAATGATGTACTTTTAAAGTGCAAGGTGGCAAAGTTCGACACATCTGACCTTGAATGGACGGATAAAATTCTTGAGTGTCCAGTATACTGTCCAACTAAAGAGGAGTTTGAGGATCCTTTAGTTTATTTGCAAAAGATAGCTCCAGAAGCCTCAAAATATG GTATATGCAAGATCGTATCCCCTGTGAGTGCTTCTGTTCCCGCTGGTGTGGTTCTGATGAAAGAGAATGGTGGTTTCAAATTTACAACAAGAGTGCAACCACTTCGTTTAGCTGAATGGGATACTGATGACAGGTTTACCTTTTACATGAGTGGCAG GAACTACACATTTTGTGATTTCGAGAAAATGGCGAACAAATTTTTTGCTCGTAGATATTGTAGTGTTGGATGCCTTCCTACCTCTTACATGGAAAAAGAATTTTGGCATGAAATAGCTGGTGGAAAGATTGAAAGTGTTGAATATGCATGTGATGTTGATGGTAGTGCATTTTCATCTTCTCCCAATGATCCACTTGGAAAATCCAAATGGAATCTGAAG AAACTCTCCCGGCTACCTAAATCTGTTTTGCGCCTTCTGGAAACTGCAATCCCA GGAGTGACTGAGCCTATGCTTTATATAGGAATGTTGTTTAGCATGTTTGCGTGGCATGTTGAAGATCATTACCTGTATAG CATCAACTATCATCATTGTGGGGCAGCAAAAACATGGTATGGAATTCCTGGTCATGCAGCTCTTGATTTTGAAAAGGTGGTAAGGGAGCGCGTGTACAATCGTGATATCTTATCAGCTGATGGGGAGGATGGAGCTTTTGATGTTCTCTTGGGGAAGACAACGTTGTTTCCTCCAAATATCTTGTTAGAACACAATGTTCCCGTTTATAAAGCCGTACAAAAGCCCGGGGATTATGTAATAACTTTCCCCAGGGCTTATCATGCGGGATTTAGTCATG GTTTTTGTTGTGGTGAAGCTGTTAATTTTGCAGTTGGTGATTGGTTTCCCCTGGGATCAATCGCAAGTCATCGTTATGCTCTGCTTAATAAGATTCCAATCATTCCCCAAGAAGAGCTTCTGTGCAAAGAAGCCATGTTTCTTTATTCCCGTCTGGACCTTAAAGACCccagttattcaaatgaagagTTGATATCTCGTAGGAGCATCAAAGTTTCTTTTGCAACATTAATCCGTTTCCAGCATTATGCTCACTGGTGCCTAACAAAATCAACTAAATGCTCCGGTGCTTCTTCTATTTGCTATGGGACAATTCTTTGCACCATATGCAAGCGGGATTGTTATGTAGCGTATCTAAATTGCAAGTGCTACATGCATCCTGTATGCCTTCACCATG ATATCAGATCACTTGATGTGCCTTGTGGTGGCTCTTCAACTATTTCTGTTAGGGAGGATATCTTGAAATTGGAAGCAGCAGCGAGGCAGTTCGAGCAGGATAAAGATGTATTTAACGAG GTGTGTAAGAACTCCTACTCGGTCGTGGCATCTCGTAGGCAATTCATTTCCTCTGTCTCTGAAATTCCACAATCCTCTTCTTGCGAAGTTGTTAGCTCCCAAAAGATTGTTCAGGCAGCTAATGCTAGAAATAACACTAATGACGAAAGTGATCAGTCTGATTCAGAAATATTCAGGGTCAAAAGGCGGTCTCCTCCGATATTGGAGAAGATGATCTTGCACGATTCCATGTCTCTTAATGGGGAACAACAG GGTCTGAAGCGATTAAAGAAGCATCAAGCAGGACTCTCTATACAGGTTACGTTATCCGAATGTTCAACTGCTGATGTAGGTTGTAAATCTAGCTTCAACTCAACTGAGTTCAAAGAAACTCGTGTTGTTCCCTCTAGCGAGAAAACGGCTAGGGGAAGCGGTCTTCCCATCTCCATTAAGTTCAAGAAAATGGTCGATGATGAAGCGTGGAGCAAACTGCAAAAAGATACAAGACATGAGTACGAGTTGGGGAAATACTCGAGTAGACCTCCTTCCATAGAAATCGGGCCAAAACGTCTCAAAGTGAGAGGGCCATCAATCTTAGGGTAG
- the LOC140985077 gene encoding lysine-specific demethylase JMJ13-like isoform X2, producing the protein MKRETLNDPTCEQSMMSRSGGDALKASAPCGVRIHSGADSCSKFGYTSNDNDVLLKCKVAKFDTSDLEWTDKILECPVYCPTKEEFEDPLVYLQKIAPEASKYGICKIVSPVSASVPAGVVLMKENGGFKFTTRVQPLRLAEWDTDDRFTFYMSGRNYTFCDFEKMANKFFARRYCSVGCLPTSYMEKEFWHEIAGGKIESVEYACDVDGSAFSSSPNDPLGKSKWNLKKLSRLPKSVLRLLETAIPGVTEPMLYIGMLFSMFAWHVEDHYLYSINYHHCGAAKTWYGIPGHAALDFEKVVRERVYNRDILSADGEDGAFDVLLGKTTLFPPNILLEHNVPVYKAVQKPGDYVITFPRAYHAGFSHGFCCGEAVNFAVGDWFPLGSIASHRYALLNKIPIIPQEELLCKEAMFLYSRLDLKDPSYSNEELISRRSIKVSFATLIRFQHYAHWCLTKSTKCSGASSICYGTILCTICKRDCYVAYLNCKCYMHPVCLHHDIRSLDVPCGGSSTISVREDILKLEAAARQFEQDKDVFNEVEQHFRNDDDFVLLSNIFSGALYDGYIPYGKITSEIEFKICSTENQTKLQPCNSHNRCSLCYETEKIRTQTPDNSSIARPSSLKLTESFPKLDHVCKNSYSVVASRRQFISSVSEIPQSSSCEVVSSQKIVQAANARNNTNDESDQSDSEIFRVKRRSPPILEKMILHDSMSLNGEQQGLKRLKKHQAGLSIQVTLSECSTADVGCKSSFNSTEFKETRVVPSSEKTARGSGLPISIKFKKMVDDEAWSKLQKDTRHEYELGKYSSRPPSIEIGPKRLKVRGPSILG; encoded by the exons ATGAAAAGAGAAACATTGAATGACCCAACTTGCGAGCAGAGTATGATGAGTAGGAGCGGGGGAGATGCTTTAAAAGCTTCTGCTCCTTGTGGTGTGCGAATACATAGTGGTGCTGATTCATGCTCAAAATTTGGTTACACTTCAAATGATAATGATGTACTTTTAAAGTGCAAGGTGGCAAAGTTCGACACATCTGACCTTGAATGGACGGATAAAATTCTTGAGTGTCCAGTATACTGTCCAACTAAAGAGGAGTTTGAGGATCCTTTAGTTTATTTGCAAAAGATAGCTCCAGAAGCCTCAAAATATG GTATATGCAAGATCGTATCCCCTGTGAGTGCTTCTGTTCCCGCTGGTGTGGTTCTGATGAAAGAGAATGGTGGTTTCAAATTTACAACAAGAGTGCAACCACTTCGTTTAGCTGAATGGGATACTGATGACAGGTTTACCTTTTACATGAGTGGCAG GAACTACACATTTTGTGATTTCGAGAAAATGGCGAACAAATTTTTTGCTCGTAGATATTGTAGTGTTGGATGCCTTCCTACCTCTTACATGGAAAAAGAATTTTGGCATGAAATAGCTGGTGGAAAGATTGAAAGTGTTGAATATGCATGTGATGTTGATGGTAGTGCATTTTCATCTTCTCCCAATGATCCACTTGGAAAATCCAAATGGAATCTGAAG AAACTCTCCCGGCTACCTAAATCTGTTTTGCGCCTTCTGGAAACTGCAATCCCA GGAGTGACTGAGCCTATGCTTTATATAGGAATGTTGTTTAGCATGTTTGCGTGGCATGTTGAAGATCATTACCTGTATAG CATCAACTATCATCATTGTGGGGCAGCAAAAACATGGTATGGAATTCCTGGTCATGCAGCTCTTGATTTTGAAAAGGTGGTAAGGGAGCGCGTGTACAATCGTGATATCTTATCAGCTGATGGGGAGGATGGAGCTTTTGATGTTCTCTTGGGGAAGACAACGTTGTTTCCTCCAAATATCTTGTTAGAACACAATGTTCCCGTTTATAAAGCCGTACAAAAGCCCGGGGATTATGTAATAACTTTCCCCAGGGCTTATCATGCGGGATTTAGTCATG GTTTTTGTTGTGGTGAAGCTGTTAATTTTGCAGTTGGTGATTGGTTTCCCCTGGGATCAATCGCAAGTCATCGTTATGCTCTGCTTAATAAGATTCCAATCATTCCCCAAGAAGAGCTTCTGTGCAAAGAAGCCATGTTTCTTTATTCCCGTCTGGACCTTAAAGACCccagttattcaaatgaagagTTGATATCTCGTAGGAGCATCAAAGTTTCTTTTGCAACATTAATCCGTTTCCAGCATTATGCTCACTGGTGCCTAACAAAATCAACTAAATGCTCCGGTGCTTCTTCTATTTGCTATGGGACAATTCTTTGCACCATATGCAAGCGGGATTGTTATGTAGCGTATCTAAATTGCAAGTGCTACATGCATCCTGTATGCCTTCACCATG ATATCAGATCACTTGATGTGCCTTGTGGTGGCTCTTCAACTATTTCTGTTAGGGAGGATATCTTGAAATTGGAAGCAGCAGCGAGGCAGTTCGAGCAGGATAAAGATGTATTTAACGAGGTCGAGCAGCATTTTAGAAATGACGATGACTTTGTTTTGTTATCTAACATATTCTCAGGAGCTTTGTATGACGGTTATATTCCATATGGCAAGATTACTTCCGAaatagaattcaaaatttgttCTACCGAGAATCAAACTAAGCTCCAACCATGTAATTCTCACAATCGCTGCAGCTTGTGCTATGAAACTGAGAAAATTAGAACTCAAACACCAGATAATTCAAGTATTGCTCGTCCATCATCATTGAAGTTGACTGAAAGTTTTCCCAAACTTGACCAT GTGTGTAAGAACTCCTACTCGGTCGTGGCATCTCGTAGGCAATTCATTTCCTCTGTCTCTGAAATTCCACAATCCTCTTCTTGCGAAGTTGTTAGCTCCCAAAAGATTGTTCAGGCAGCTAATGCTAGAAATAACACTAATGACGAAAGTGATCAGTCTGATTCAGAAATATTCAGGGTCAAAAGGCGGTCTCCTCCGATATTGGAGAAGATGATCTTGCACGATTCCATGTCTCTTAATGGGGAACAACAG GGTCTGAAGCGATTAAAGAAGCATCAAGCAGGACTCTCTATACAGGTTACGTTATCCGAATGTTCAACTGCTGATGTAGGTTGTAAATCTAGCTTCAACTCAACTGAGTTCAAAGAAACTCGTGTTGTTCCCTCTAGCGAGAAAACGGCTAGGGGAAGCGGTCTTCCCATCTCCATTAAGTTCAAGAAAATGGTCGATGATGAAGCGTGGAGCAAACTGCAAAAAGATACAAGACATGAGTACGAGTTGGGGAAATACTCGAGTAGACCTCCTTCCATAGAAATCGGGCCAAAACGTCTCAAAGTGAGAGGGCCATCAATCTTAGGGTAG
- the LOC140983853 gene encoding uncharacterized mitochondrial protein AtMg00310-like, translating to MFCFCIPKSVCEEIERVCSNFWWGVDEGKKMLHWKSWEALCQPKCKGGLGFRHLEIFNKALLAKQIWRIIKNPGSLAARVLKARYFRHQDIMKASLGNNPSYLWRSLLWSRPLLENGICWHVGDGAKIAMKGESWIPNCRGGVIPIGT from the coding sequence atgttttgtttttgtattcCAAAATCGGTCTGTGAGGAGATAGAGCGTGTATGCTCGAACTTCTGGTGGGGAGTTGATGAGGGAAAGAAAATGTTGCATTGGAAATCCTGGGAAGCCCTGTGCCAACCAAAATGCAAAGGTGGTCTGGGTTTCCGCCACCTGGAAATCTTCAACAAGGCATTGTTAGCTAAGCAGATATGGCGTATCATAAAGAATCCAGGCTCGCTGGCAGCTCGAGTCCTCAAAGCACGGTACTTTAGACATCAAGATATCATGAAGGCCAGTCTGGGTAATAATCCATCTTACCTTTGGCGGTCCTTGTTGTGGAGCAGACCTCTACTGGAGAATGGGATTTGTTGGCATGTGGGAGATGGAGCTAAGATTGCCATGAAGGGGGAAAGTTGGATTCCGAACTGTAGAGGAGGCGTCATTCCAATTGGGACATAG
- the LOC140983854 gene encoding uncharacterized protein has product MEHNKCNSPKVWVAPPENKLRLDVDAAYNEDFNKYAIGGVVRNHERQPVLAFGKKIDKPQSIKCDELLAIEGGLQIAQFHDLPIRQVTSDSLLAVQAITKPEENISYVGSIATDIRNFLESQSNITLSYIRRSANVVAHSIAAFSISSSSHFVWETGDFPFWLIHLVTKDIFTFQ; this is encoded by the coding sequence ATGGAACATAACAAGTGTAATTCACCTAAGGTCTGGGTTGCCCCACCAGAAAACAAACTCAGATTGGATGTAGATGCCGCTTATAATGAAGATTTCAATAAATATGCAATTGGAGGGGTGGTCAGAAACCACGAGAGACAACCAGTCCTAGCATTTGGAAAGAAAATTGATAAACCACAGTCTATTAAGTGTGATGAACTTCTCGCTATTGAAGGTGGTTTACAGATTGCTCAATTCCACGACTTACCTATTCGTCAAGTTACATCAGACTCTCTTCTAGCAGTGCAAGCAATCACAAAGCCAGAAGAGAATATCAGTTATGTAGGGTCCATAGCTACAGATATCAGAAATTTCTTGGAATCTCAAAGTAACATTACCCTTAGTTATATTAGGCGATCGGCAAATGTAGTTGCCCATTCGATTGCTGCTTTTTCTATTTCATCCTCGTCTCACTTCGTGTGGGAGACTGGGGATTTCCCCTTTTGGTTAATTCATCTTGTAACGAAAGACATCTTCacttttcaataa